The window taactccttatttatattgcttgcttaaataatcaaaaactgaccaagtaaagatgtcaagttgagttgtgcgcattaaacgtaagagctcaggaatagactctaagtgctatctcctgactaaagctaagaaactgacctagtcaccagttgactaagccagtatcttgctgtttactcagcgccgctgttaaaacctttttcctcagaaaaagaagtctgccctaagattcaaaaagtttaaatagttcctaacccccccttggaactatacttgcaaccatacaagggaccaacagtaatcaccatggaatccgtaggttgagtttggaaaaatgAAGAATCATGGGCGTTCGGTCCTATAGCTGCATGTGGCCATTGAGATGCTGTAGGAGTGGGTGTCGTGCGCCGAAGCTCTGGAATTATCATGAACGACCTTAGGCGGTTCTCCATCTCAAGTCCAAACTCTCTTCTTATGGATCCCGCACATATTTCGATGAATGAATCTAGCGACATACTCCTTTCACCATGCATCGTAGGAGTATTTATATCAACACGACCAGCACTAGTTACAGGTTGGCTTGATGGTGTTACCAATGGCGTTTCAATCCCCGATGAGGGATTCTGGTCTCCACTCGTCATGTCTTactgtgaacgaaaaacccttttatttggttaagggtccacgatcaccgcaccaattgatgacttgtggagaatttccgatctgttttcgtccctgtgggggcgtcgttgggttcgacggggggaagctccgatgccaaagtcagtataaagtatgaagagtaaactgaattgacaaagtagggtttctaggattgtgtgaatgtgtaccttgatagcttgagatacaagctatatatagtcgtgaagttgtaacctttagtaactagaaagtctccatgaatgcttcattaatggcggttactggtttcctttaggtatgtccgttagcttattaatagctcattaatggcctttattgTGGAATCGGCTCCGCTGCTCAGCTGGCGGACCGAGGGgttatggcggatctccacataggtttgactacggatctcaCGTGGCGgagtcttggtgatccgcctgtcggatctCCTCACTTGGTACGCCATGGCATTccggtatcaggtgatcaataCTCGGCTGATCTAGGCGAATATCTCTTTcgatcctttggataatatcccaatgttatcatagggttaattacaagtaGATACAATATTTGTTATATGGATTTGTAAATGTGTCtgtagtaatttttttttacaaatgcaatcttatggttgcaaaattttgtatttttttacctTGCCAAATTTGGTCTCTAACGActccaaaatgaaaattttcaagaattaaagttgtttagtatcatatttactatgaaacgatatttttaatttttcaaacctcaaacctaaaaagttgactgcttaaaatatcatttaactcttgaaaattttcatttcgatgTCGTTATCAGCCAAATTCTAACAAAGTGAATccaaatataaaattttgtaaACCACAGAATTGTGTGGATTGCATTTGTAAAAAAACATCATAAATACTTATCAGCAGAACCGCAGAACATCTATATGTAATTAACGCTAAAATATATGATGTCGAAAATAATATACAAGTACAAATTTCcagttatatatttattaatattttcataaaataattaatacaaataaATAGTTGCAATCCCTTAGAAAGTTAATTTTCTATAAACTTCGTGCAATTGCACGGGTATAAAGCTAGTTATATTACTGAAAGTCAAATTTAATTTCATCTAACTATTGTAGATGAATGtaagatctatgattgagcATTGACTATTAGTTTGAGCTTTTAGTTAAAGTGGTTCCATGATATGGTATTAGAACCTCTTATatcaaacggtcgagggtttgaatcctgacaacctcattaatATATGGTATCAAATATTaacgtaaaatatataattgGGCCTTAAGTAAATAAAGATAACGGTGGTCCAAAATTGATCATGTAACTTAAGGgttaaaatgaatttaaaatgaaaattgatcATGTCAATTAAGGGTTAAAATGACCAGTTTAATTGAAAAAGAAGTTTAAATATCAATTCAATCTAAAATTAATTTGTCAAACTTTAAAATTGAATTGatatataaattttgatttggagtAAAATGATAATATCTACTAACTTTACAGATTTAATTGTATATGAAGACCACTTTAGGGGTTAAATGTTAATTTACTCTTAAACTTATCATCAAGTAGCAATTTTTAAGGGATGTTTTCGCAATTCTGTATCaccacttttatttgatttgatttccCTAAACCCTAATCTTAGATCCACGATGCTAAGAAGAAGCTCCAGCAGCATACGCCTTCTCTCTGCCTTTTcatctcttcttcatcttcatcttcatcttcatcaggTAATGCCTTTTTCTCTTCCTCATACTCCTTATTCCACCCCTCCAACAAAAACCTTTCATCATCTCATTTCTTCCCTCAATCACATGCTTCGTTTGAATCCACCTCCTTCTGTTATTCAATTTAACAAATTATTATCTGCATTAGTTAGATTGAACCATTCCCAGACTGTCCTTTCTTTCTCCAACCACATGGAGTTTGTGGGAATTTCACCTGATGTTTATACCgctaatattttaattaattgctTCTGCCGTTTACACCGTGTTGATTTTGGGTTCTCTTATTTGGGGAAAATGTTCAAACTTGGTTTAAAGCCTAGCATAGTAACCTTTAATACTTTGATTAATGGCTTATGTAAACGGGGAAACCTTGTTGAAGCAGTAAACTGTTTTGACAAGATGGTTGCCttaggatataaacctaatgtacAAACTTATAATGTGATTGTCAATTGTCTATCTAAAATGGGAAAATTCAATGTGGCATTTGGTTTGCTTGAGAAAATGGTTGAGAGGGGTTGTGAGCCTGATGTGGTGACATACAATTCTATAATTGATAGTCTTTGCAAGTACGATCTCCTTAAGGAAGCATTTCACCTGTTCTCAAGGATTAGAAGTGAAGGAGTTTTACCTAATGTTGTTACCTATAATTCTTTAATTCAATGTTTATGCTATTCGGATCAGTGGCGGAAAGCTTCTATGTTGTTCAATGAAATGTTGGATCAAAAGATAGCACCAACTATAATTACCTTCAACATCTTGGTTGATGAATTTGGTAAAGAAGGAATGGTGGATAAGGCTCTATCTGTGGTTGGAACAATCATTCACAGGGGTATGGAGCCCAATGTTATTACTTACAGCTCGTTGATAGATGGCTGTTGTCTGGATAGGCAAATGAATCAAGCTAGGAATGTGTTTAATGTGATGATCAGAAAGGGTTGTAATCCTGATGTTCGAACCTATAGTATATTGATTCATTGGTATTGTAAATGGAGAATGATGGATGAGGCGGAGCAACTTTATAATGAAATGCTTCTTAGAGGTTTAATTCCTGATAATTATACTTATAATGCTCTTATACGTGGCTTATGCTATACAAGAAGTCCTGGCGAAGCTATGAAGTTTTTCAAAGACTTGTGTGCTCGTGGTTATCTTCCAGATATAGTAGGATACTCAACTTTGTTACACGGCTTTTGTAAAATTAAGAATTTTGATGTTGCCTTAGGCCTACTACATGAAATGAAAAGGTACAAGTTGAAGCGTAACATAGTTGTATATGGTATTCTAATGGATGGTATGTGCAAAGCTGGGAGGTTGAAAGATGCAAAGAAATTATTTTCCATGCTTTCCGTTGAAGGGTTGCAACCCGATGTTACAATTTATAATATAATGATTGGTGGACTTTGCAAAGAAGGTCTATTAGATGAAGCATATAACGTGTTCaggaaaatgaaagaaaatggCTACTCACCAAATAATGTCTCATATAAcgtgagccttggcgcaacggtaaacgttgttgtcgtgtgaccaagaggtcacgggttcgagtcttaggagcggcctcttgccaaataaattggcaggggaaggctttgcccccagtacacccttgtggtgggacccctccccggaccctcgctcagcggggacgcatagtgcgaccgggccgccctttttttttattttttataacgtGATTATTCATGGATTTCTGCGGCACGAGAATTTGTCCAAGGGGGGTAGAGCTCATACATGAAATGCATCAACAAGGCTTTTCTGCAGATAACACCACTGTAGCATTGGTAGTGGATCTCTCATGTAAGAAAGATGTCCTTCTGGAAAATTTGTAAATCCATCCTAAAGGATTGTTATTCTGGTGCTCCTATGGTGAATTAAAGGTGCAATTCGTTTCTCTTATTTCAACTTTTCCACTGCTATGTTTTGATTGTTTTGTTGTTGATCCTATGATGAATAtgtcttttattattttcttttaatacTTATGTTGCTGTTTATTTCATGGATTAATTGGGTTTCttataaaatcaattcatttgaaTTTATGCACATTCTTGTTGCTGTAAAAAATGATTAGTCATACGTATTTATTTTGATGTCTTATAGTTGTATAAAATCAGAAAAATCTAGAAATGTAAAACTATAATTCCATGAGGAACACTATGTGAAGCATAATAGAGGACATTAAATCATCTATATGCTATGCACACATCTCTTGAGCTTTATAGTACACTAACTGTTGTGTTTGATTCAATCCGTTTTACATGTGAATAGTAGTGATTATTTGGATGCATTCTTTTATTTAAGTAAGTATCCAAGCTAAGCTAGTCTAGTCTTCTGTATGCATGGCTGATTTTGTGCTATACTTCAATAGTATGTGTGGCTGATTTTTGCAATAATGTGCTCTGGCTTAAGTGTTGTCATAAATTCGATTTTTCAGTTCGGTGATTCatctaatttctaattttagATTGAATGAGTTGTcataatttcacatattaattgtGGATAAGTGGAAGTTAGTTCATTTATTCACTTTGCATCCAATTGACTGAATCATCTGATATTTAAGCTTTGTGTTGTTCACTAATTTGTCCTGTTTTTGTTGTGTGTGTTTCTGAGTTATGGAAATTCTGTTGCCCTCCTAATCGGATTATGCAATCTTTTAGGTTCGTGCATTTGGAGGGTGGACAGCAAAGGTGTCATAGAAATGAAGATAGTCAGGACAAGAGTTTGCCAGCATGGAATTGAAGCTGATGAGATTATATGTTTCAAGGGTTCGTTAGTGTTTCCTTGTGGAGGTTCTATTGATCTTCTTTTCACATAAACATGTTAATCCCTATCTTTGTATTACTTTACATTGCAGATTATACTCTCATAAAACAAAACAGAGTTATCTTTCTGATGCTTGGACAAATGTAAGTCAAAACACGGGCGAAACTAACACCAATTCTACTCGCACAAGTTCATTATTTTCCTAGGCCAAAAATCTATTTTCTACTTTGAGGTGTTGTATTACAATCGGAGGCCTTGTTCCCTTGATTGTTTTTGtgaatatattaaattaaaaatacatcttGTATTacttttcaatttcaatttttgtgAATTGATAATTTCTGTAAGAGTTCCTGGATTGAGCCTCTTTGGCCAAAGGAGGACCTGTGGTAATTTCTATTGTTCAATGTTGGATAGGTGTAGAATATGATAGGTTTGATTGCACTAGAGGTAGTTATGCAAATTATAGGCTACAAATTGAACATATTATACTGATTTTTCGGAaagagcttgaacaggccaaagctcggctcggctcgattacagccctaacaATAGGATCATATTAGTTTTGCATTCACTTGGCAAAAAATCTGTAATATTTTGCAAGAGGTGACTCAGCAGATTAATGAGGATTGTGGATATCCAACACTCTTTGATCTTCAGTTCAGCAATCGGATGAGCCGTAAGGAGACGAGCTTTCCATCTCGACGAACTCGAATTCTCAGctcaaagcaaaaaccaaatgtAAATTTCATTTCTATATGTAACCTTTTTGACCTGTTAATATTATCAGCAGCACCACCACTGCAAATTAACTTTAATGGATAACTTGTCTTGCATAATCAATTTGACTCGAAATCAATTTTATGTGATTAATATAGTTGACattttttgttatgttttttGGTATATAATTACGATGTGTCATTACGGGCTTAAGGGCCAAATTTAATACCTTATTATGGACAAATAAgttaaaaaatccaaatttgaCTCTTTATTTATCGATTGTTCATGCGTTTGGTCTGGTCGGGCTCAAATAAGTGTTTATCGTATTATATTTATATCGAGTTAAACCAGAGTAAGGAAAATAATTTCTAATTTCAGTATGTTCAATGAAAAATTAGCTAATATAAGAATGGGTTGGAATTATCCGGTCTAAGCTCATGAACGTATTTACTTTATAATGTCAAAATCGCATTTAGCTTGTGTATTCTTTGATTTCGTTGAACTGCAATCGCCATCGATATATTTACAAGAAGATGAAGCATTACTCTTAACTGTTGAATCTAtgacaaaaacaacaaaaatttcATTGTTACTCGAGGATAGAAAAATTCATTCGAATCAATTTAGATAGAAAAATTCACCAGCATAGTAATAGAACAACACATTGAAAAGAGTATGCTACGTATAATATGAAAACCATATGGTGGTAGCTATGTGTGAGTCATGTGATagctaaaaacaataaaaaaatgtattttatttaCTGTCACGAGAAAGTTTCAAACAGTTAAATTAAGTAAAtaatgaatatattttttttgtcatcAGACTTTCATGTCATACGTAAAACTCAATTATTTTTAGTGTGGTTGTCATATCATTATTCAGGTGATTTTCTATGTCTGAAATGATCGATTactttattgaaaaaaaattaataacttTTAAagcaaattttaaattttactgACTACGGTGCAATTAACTCTACAGTTGAGTCACCCTATAAATGGTGTTATGCATGGTTGAAGATAAAAGGTTAAGGGTCAGCATTTCGACCAAAAAATcatgtaaaaattataaaagttataCTAATGataatatttctttaagattATCATGATATTTTGAAATAtcaaattaatcaatttaatataACATTTATTAAAATTcaacaaatattaaaattaaaaaaatatattttttaaattaaatagttgttttttattaatattactaATACTGTATGTAATATAATATTCTTTCCATTTCATATTATATATCTTTgtagagattttttttattttataatacatCTCATTTTGATATGATCAATACACATTAAGTCATTTTCTTTCCGCTATGAAACTTGAGTTTATGGAAAGTAATTAGAATAATGGATTTATTATAAGATAATGATGATTCGCGAAGCCAACTGGACCGAATCcaaaacacgggcccaacccaTGATAACTTAAGCCCACGGTGATGATTCGCGAAGCCAACTGGACCGAATCcaaaacacgggcccaacccaTGATAACTTAAGCCCACGGTTTAAGTTgaatgggctcctaataaaggaAAGGGCTAACCGCCCGAAATCCTAATAAGAcactaaaccacccactcagaGAAACGGTTATAAAGGACCACGTATATGACCACGTGGAGGACGTGGCACAGAAGGAGTAACCGCCGAAGGCGGTTACCTGGAGGTGCTTATAAAAGAGATAAGGAAGCTAGGAGAGAGGTAGCttcgtattttttaatcctCTATACGATTATCGATCTACTAAATTCcatataaaactgacttgatcgtcggagagttttcccagagatcctgtctccggttttgttttgcaggtaattaCAACGAGGATCATCCAATCAAATTcggcaagttatcaattggtgcggtgaaggtggaccttttttaccaacatctggTTAAGGGTACaccaagaacatgtcagaaccatcacgtacaaccggagttacaaccatatcaactagtatgaactcaagaggtccacggactgtgagttcgcagcctgcgagtacacagcctgtgatacccagctcgtcgaatccttcaggacagttgagtccattattggaggtccaagtgcaaactaagatggagatgtcgaatagtgagttcgtacaaatggcaggacaggtcttggctgCGAATATGAGCCAAACGGcgggagatcgaatgattagtttattaACTGCAGTTGCTGATCACAATACCACCGTAGCGGCTGCCCCTCAAGAACCCGTTGTCACCTCGACACAACCATCAACTATTCCTGCTGTATCTACGCTTCTACAGTCGTCTCGAGAGACAAATCGGgtgggtcagagtagtcgcatgacaccACATAGCAATCCAGGCGACTACTCGCACCAAGATCCTaatatgacgatccatccgacctggcaagcATCCCAACCGATGTCAGGAATGCAAGGAATTTTTCCGCTACAACAAATGGAGCCCTTTGTTCACAGACATTCAGAGTTGGTGACATCTGGAGCGAATATGTCTGGGCGGGAGCacacttggaattttgatcctataactggacaACAGTTAGACCCACAACGAGAACAAGTGTCAACACAGTATGGTAGGTGGAtatcacccagaattcaccagcagcggatggaagaagttcggcgggaacccaatgctgaattggaagatcaactgcgaaacatgatggagcgaatggggtacacccctagggcgagagcagtagtgcagagtgattcgccttttgccccatcgttgcgggaatttattccagatcacagaataaaagcaccggcgatacctaaatattatggggatccaaattctgaccctgaggcgcatgtcaggaactatagagagttaatggatgttgcaggagcaagcgaaagcataatttgtcgattgttctcgaccactttgggtggagcagcatccgattggttCCGATCTCTACCCAccgaatctattcacaactggactcagtacagtcgtgatttctgtgcaaagtttgTGGGTTGTAAAGCAGCGGACGTGACGGACGGACAGCTAaaagagatcaaacagagaaattacACTTCGCTGAGGGAATTTGTCGTGGCATTTAATGATATcctggtgcggttgcagaatccagatatcgtgagcattcgcaacataaTGGCAGATGGCACCACAGactggagcatgcgggaggaaatcattcgCAATAAGCCACGTACGGTGGCCGAACTaatgaaaatagcaaaggaattcatggaggtggatgatgttaacagggagcatagagctcaaaccaGGCGAGAGAGAGAtgcggctagatccacttcagacaatcggcgccatcaaaatcaaacccaatccaagggtaattttgtccgaAAAGGTGAATGTTCCTTTCAAGGGGGacatcaaacaccattgaacacgactcgccatgaagtgttactttggattgaaaagaaCCCCCTAAAGAAAGATGTCCAATTTCCCGAggcgaaaggtcgaaccagtttggggcgatatcctaatAGATACTGTAGAttccacaggttgaatggccatgacacgaatGATTCCTACGAATTAAAAAGGGAGATCGAAAAgttgatcgagagaggcaagctaAGTCAATTTGTTAGAAAAGAAGCGACTGATGACAAAACAATAGTCCCACATGAAACAGAAGCAAGACCagagaagaagcagaaaaaggggGTGATTAACGTAATAGCTGGAGGAATCTATGAGCCCCCAACAAAAAGATCTcaccgtgaacagcgaaaaagcaacacaagTAGGGGGAATGCCCTCAATTAtccatttgcgcgaatcacggagccgcatgcggatgcgttGGTGATCACGGTgaccattgaaggatgggacatcAAGCGAGTCCTtgtagacacgggcagttcttgcaatgttattACTCAAACTGCGTTCAACCAGTTGGGAATTCATGACGAGCGAGTAGAACATActttcatggatgtaactggttttggaggtcaatcatctcaaacaaatGGACAGGTTGTGTTGGAAGCAGAAATGGGTGATAAGAACCTCAAGTGGAGAGGTGATCtggaattcgcaattgttgatcttcagttggcctataatataattctggggcgtccgttcctatcggaaacggagtcgctcatttcaATGAAGCAGTTGACATTGCAtctgccaacacaccaag is drawn from Euphorbia lathyris chromosome 9, ddEupLath1.1, whole genome shotgun sequence and contains these coding sequences:
- the LOC136205553 gene encoding pentatricopeptide repeat-containing protein At1g63080, mitochondrial-like — protein: MLRRSSSSIRLLSAFSSLLHLHLHLHQVMPFSLPHTPYSTPPTKTFHHLISSLNHMLRLNPPPSVIQFNKLLSALVRLNHSQTVLSFSNHMEFVGISPDVYTANILINCFCRLHRVDFGFSYLGKMFKLGLKPSIVTFNTLINGLCKRGNLVEAVNCFDKMVALGYKPNVQTYNVIVNCLSKMGKFNVAFGLLEKMVERGCEPDVVTYNSIIDSLCKYDLLKEAFHLFSRIRSEGVLPNVVTYNSLIQCLCYSDQWRKASMLFNEMLDQKIAPTIITFNILVDEFGKEGMVDKALSVVGTIIHRGMEPNVITYSSLIDGCCLDRQMNQARNVFNVMIRKGCNPDVRTYSILIHWYCKWRMMDEAEQLYNEMLLRGLIPDNYTYNALIRGLCYTRSPGEAMKFFKDLCARGYLPDIVGYSTLLHGFCKIKNFDVALGLLHEMKRYKLKRNIVVYGILMDGMCKAGRLKDAKKLFSMLSVEGLQPDVTIYNIMIGGLCKEGLLDEAYNVFRKMKENGYSPNNVSYNVSLGATVNVVVV